Proteins encoded within one genomic window of Candidatus Baltobacteraceae bacterium:
- the gnd gene encoding decarboxylating 6-phosphogluconate dehydrogenase encodes MQLGMIGLGRMGANMVRRLMRAGHTCVVYDRDASAVKALAEEGATGASSTADFVSKLTQPRATWLMVPAGVVDSAIAELSPLLTKGDALIDGGNSYYIDDIRRAQTLLPNGIDYLDVGTSGGVWGLDRGYCMMIGGPDAAVKRLDPIFSTLAPGRGSIDRTPGRDKLGGTAEMGYLHCGPSGAGHFVKMVHNGIEYGIMAAYAEGLGVLKSANIGKQKQEYNAETTPLRDPEHYQYDLNLTDVTEVWRRGSVVASWLLDLTATALTEDPQLAKFEGRVSDSGEGRWTIKAAIDEAVPVPVLSSALFARFSSRGEAEFQNKLLSAMRYEFGGHLEQK; translated from the coding sequence ATGCAGCTCGGAATGATCGGATTAGGGCGCATGGGCGCCAACATGGTGCGCCGCTTGATGCGCGCCGGACATACCTGCGTCGTGTACGACCGCGATGCGAGCGCCGTGAAAGCGCTAGCCGAGGAAGGCGCGACGGGCGCGAGCTCGACCGCCGACTTCGTTTCGAAGCTGACGCAGCCGCGGGCCACGTGGCTAATGGTGCCGGCGGGTGTGGTCGACAGCGCGATCGCCGAACTGTCGCCGCTATTGACAAAAGGCGACGCGCTCATCGACGGCGGCAACTCGTATTACATCGACGATATCCGTCGCGCGCAGACCCTCCTTCCGAATGGCATCGATTATCTCGACGTCGGTACGAGCGGCGGCGTGTGGGGACTCGACCGCGGTTACTGCATGATGATCGGTGGTCCGGACGCGGCGGTCAAACGGCTCGATCCGATCTTTTCGACGCTGGCTCCCGGACGCGGGTCGATCGATCGCACGCCCGGACGCGACAAACTCGGCGGCACGGCCGAGATGGGATATCTGCACTGCGGCCCGAGCGGTGCCGGTCACTTCGTGAAGATGGTGCACAACGGCATCGAGTACGGCATCATGGCAGCTTACGCCGAAGGACTTGGCGTCCTGAAATCGGCCAACATCGGGAAGCAGAAGCAAGAGTATAACGCGGAGACGACGCCGCTGCGCGATCCCGAGCACTATCAATACGATCTGAATCTTACCGACGTCACCGAAGTTTGGCGGCGCGGGAGCGTCGTCGCATCGTGGCTTTTGGATTTGACGGCGACTGCATTGACGGAAGATCCGCAGCTGGCCAAGTTCGAGGGGCGCGTTTCGGATTCGGGCGAGGGCCGCTGGACGATCAAAGCGGCGATCGACGAGGCTGTTCCCGTTCCGGTGCTCAGCTCGGCACTCTTCGCGCGATTCAGCTCGCGTGGTGAAGCGGAGTTTCAGAACAAGCTCTTGTCGGCGATGCGCTATGAGTTCGGCGGACACTTAGAGCAGAAGTGA
- a CDS encoding PDZ domain-containing protein, whose translation MVVVRALLTCSIFLAAAAFFPHPAAAAPLLLQSPTVSRSQIAFVYAGDIWVVGREGGQARRLITGYNLASAPYFSPDGSKIAFSANYDGRVSVYVVPAGGGQPKRLTYHPLADVTVGWTQDGSRVLFRSGRNSATDARQLYTIPATGGLATMLPLNDAQVGSYSPDGTHFAYVPNGQWEPYWRDYRGGQHTPIWVANLADSSVKRVLNDNVNYDDPMWIGDSIYYLSDRDGSFSLYAYDTRTGNSSRLVDNRNGFDIVSASANDGEIVYSQFDSIHLYDPASRSDRHVPITIADELPNVRPHWIKVAKEIDNAQISPTGVRAVFEAHGEILTVPTEHGDIRNLTQTPGAAERDPAWSPNGKYIAYFSDATGEYTLRIKDQKGQKPARTIQLEPRPSYYYTPTWSPDSKKIAYLDKHLGMYYIDVSAEHPVPVKFDAQRLENFGASFDAVWSPDSRYIAYTIGQPNFLNAVYVYDTKAARAYEITDGMSDSTHPAFDASGKYLYFLASTNTGFNTAGLDMESDERPTTSSVYAVVLQKSQQSPVAPESDEETAGSSDEPEDSDTPAPSAKASAKASPKPKPSPEIDFNDIGQRIVSLPIPQANYVSLQAAGKGRILLGQAPVTSVLPTPPLISVIAFDTSSRKTQTLATKVEGFIVSSNGKKMLLQAPGDDDADKWSIVSTEEAAKDDDGSLDLSDLEVYSVPHEEWAQMYRETWRIERDFFYDPHYHGLDIAAAQRRFSVFLPGLASRDDFTYLTQRMIGYLEVGHLWVNGPEPTVDKVSVGMLGADYTVANGRFRFAKIYSGENWNPQMRAPLTQPGLDVNVGDYLLAVNGKPVRADREVYAAFEETAGKQTTITVGPNPNGTGAHDVTVIPLASERALRYRDWIDQNRRTVDRLSGGRIGYVHLPDTEYGGFTNFNRYYFAQVGKEGIILDERYNHGGQLADYIIDVLSRKTRAVIKSRDGKSYTDPPLAITGPKIMLINQYAGSGGDAMPWLFRQAEIGPLVGVRTWGGLVGIGGYPTLMDGGAVMAPRIAIGGLHGQWEVEGHGVAPDLEVQEDPAHYRRGDDNQLEAAVNLGLKMLREHPIPQYPIPPYPNHNPELPPQ comes from the coding sequence GTGGTCGTAGTTCGTGCGCTATTGACGTGCAGCATCTTTCTCGCTGCCGCTGCGTTTTTTCCGCATCCGGCGGCGGCAGCGCCGCTGCTGCTCCAGAGCCCGACCGTCAGCCGCTCGCAGATCGCATTCGTCTACGCCGGCGACATCTGGGTGGTGGGGCGCGAGGGCGGACAAGCGCGCCGTTTGATCACCGGCTACAATCTCGCCAGCGCACCATACTTTTCGCCCGACGGTTCAAAAATCGCGTTCAGCGCGAACTACGACGGGCGCGTCAGCGTCTACGTCGTGCCGGCCGGCGGCGGACAGCCCAAGCGCCTCACGTACCATCCGTTGGCCGACGTCACGGTCGGTTGGACGCAAGACGGCTCGCGCGTGCTGTTCCGTTCGGGGCGCAACAGCGCGACCGACGCGCGCCAACTCTACACGATCCCCGCGACCGGCGGCCTTGCGACGATGCTGCCGCTCAACGACGCGCAAGTCGGTTCGTATTCACCCGACGGCACGCACTTCGCCTACGTTCCCAACGGGCAATGGGAACCGTACTGGCGCGACTATCGCGGTGGACAGCACACGCCCATTTGGGTTGCCAATCTTGCCGACTCATCGGTCAAGCGCGTTCTCAACGACAACGTCAACTATGACGATCCGATGTGGATCGGCGATTCGATCTACTACCTCTCCGACCGCGACGGCTCGTTCTCGCTGTACGCCTACGACACGCGAACCGGGAACTCGTCGAGGCTCGTCGACAACCGCAACGGGTTCGACATCGTTTCCGCATCGGCCAACGACGGCGAGATCGTGTATTCCCAGTTCGACTCGATCCATCTTTACGATCCCGCCTCGCGTAGCGATCGTCACGTGCCGATTACGATCGCCGACGAACTGCCCAACGTGCGGCCGCACTGGATAAAAGTGGCAAAAGAGATCGACAACGCGCAGATCTCGCCGACGGGCGTGCGTGCCGTCTTTGAAGCGCACGGCGAGATCCTGACGGTACCGACCGAGCACGGCGACATCCGCAATCTCACGCAAACGCCCGGCGCCGCGGAACGCGATCCGGCGTGGTCGCCCAACGGCAAGTACATCGCGTACTTTTCCGACGCAACCGGCGAGTACACGTTGCGCATCAAGGATCAAAAAGGTCAAAAGCCGGCGAGAACGATCCAACTGGAACCGCGACCGTCGTACTATTACACGCCGACGTGGTCGCCGGACAGCAAGAAGATCGCGTATCTCGACAAGCATCTCGGCATGTACTACATCGACGTGTCGGCAGAGCATCCCGTACCGGTGAAGTTTGACGCGCAGCGCCTCGAGAATTTCGGCGCCAGCTTCGATGCGGTCTGGTCGCCCGATAGCCGTTATATCGCCTATACGATCGGGCAACCCAACTTCTTGAATGCGGTGTACGTCTACGATACCAAGGCGGCGCGTGCGTACGAGATTACCGACGGGATGAGCGATTCGACGCATCCGGCCTTCGACGCATCGGGGAAATACCTGTACTTCCTTGCGAGTACGAACACCGGCTTCAACACGGCCGGATTGGACATGGAATCGGACGAGCGTCCGACCACGAGCAGCGTGTACGCCGTCGTTTTGCAAAAGTCGCAGCAATCACCGGTCGCGCCCGAAAGCGACGAGGAGACCGCAGGCAGCTCCGATGAGCCCGAAGATTCCGACACTCCGGCGCCTTCGGCGAAAGCATCAGCGAAGGCTTCGCCGAAGCCCAAACCGTCGCCGGAGATCGATTTCAACGATATCGGGCAGCGCATCGTATCGCTGCCGATACCGCAGGCGAACTACGTCTCGCTTCAGGCGGCGGGCAAGGGTCGCATTCTTCTGGGTCAAGCACCGGTAACGAGCGTATTGCCGACGCCTCCGCTGATCTCCGTCATTGCGTTCGACACGTCGTCGCGCAAGACGCAGACGCTCGCGACGAAGGTCGAAGGGTTCATCGTTTCGTCCAACGGCAAGAAGATGCTGCTCCAGGCCCCCGGCGACGACGACGCCGACAAGTGGTCGATCGTTTCGACCGAAGAGGCGGCCAAGGACGACGACGGATCGCTCGACCTCAGCGACCTCGAGGTGTACTCCGTTCCGCACGAGGAGTGGGCCCAGATGTATCGCGAGACGTGGCGGATCGAGCGCGACTTTTTCTACGATCCGCACTATCACGGGCTCGACATCGCAGCCGCGCAACGGCGTTTTTCGGTGTTTCTTCCGGGCCTTGCCTCGCGCGACGACTTCACCTATTTGACGCAACGGATGATCGGCTATTTGGAAGTCGGGCATCTGTGGGTGAACGGGCCCGAGCCGACCGTCGATAAGGTGTCGGTCGGGATGCTCGGCGCGGATTATACCGTCGCCAACGGGCGTTTCCGCTTCGCCAAGATCTACAGCGGCGAAAACTGGAACCCGCAAATGCGCGCGCCGCTCACGCAGCCGGGCCTCGACGTCAACGTCGGCGACTATTTACTGGCGGTTAACGGAAAGCCCGTGCGCGCGGATCGCGAAGTCTACGCGGCGTTCGAAGAGACCGCCGGCAAGCAAACGACCATCACGGTCGGACCGAATCCCAACGGAACGGGCGCGCACGACGTGACCGTGATACCGCTCGCGAGCGAGCGCGCGTTGCGCTATCGCGATTGGATCGACCAAAACCGGCGCACCGTGGATCGTTTGAGCGGCGGCCGCATCGGCTACGTCCACTTGCCCGACACGGAGTATGGCGGGTTCACCAACTTCAACCGCTACTACTTCGCGCAAGTCGGCAAAGAAGGCATCATCCTCGACGAGCGCTACAATCACGGTGGCCAACTCGCCGACTACATCATCGACGTCCTCAGCCGCAAAACGCGGGCGGTCATCAAGTCGCGCGACGGGAAAAGTTATACCGATCCGCCGCTTGCAATTACCGGACCAAAGATCATGCTCATCAATCAGTACGCGGGATCGGGCGGCGACGCTATGCCGTGGCTATTCCGTCAGGCGGAGATCGGTCCGCTCGTCGGCGTGCGCACCTGGGGCGGACTCGTCGGCATAGGCGGCTATCCGACCTTGATGGATGGCGGCGCCGTGATGGCACCGCGCATTGCGATCGGCGGACTACACGGCCAGTGGGAAGTCGAAGGACACGGCGTCGCACCCGACCTCGAGGTGCAAGAAGATCCGGCGCACTACCGCCGCGGCGATGACAATCAGCTCGAAGCCGCGGTGAATCTGGGGCTGAAGATGCTGCGCGAACATCCGATTCCGCAGTATCCGATTCCGCCGTATCCCAACCACAATCCGGAGTTGCCGCCGCAATGA
- a CDS encoding tetratricopeptide repeat protein, which produces MPDAPEVRELHEAATAASIAADYLALADLARQMIQLSERTQDARGVAWGRYFSGVAFYQRSDGPAAQREFRTSRDLFEKIGDREGVARGMLGLAVVALDIDADVDQARHLYDLAAPILRAVGDSRGLGNVLGNLGEICRLEGSPGKAEGYAAEALELFRESDNHALAGWQLTNIAHFRLLLRDEVGAIDCMHEAYEELSQDPVPRWIAWYFDTWFIIAATLGHWEKAAQIYAFSNRYRDEHSAPRYQGILPWFSGPVEQLSQNIGDDELPKLFDAGEVLTVDTAIALVFEIV; this is translated from the coding sequence GTGCCCGACGCTCCGGAAGTTCGCGAGCTGCACGAAGCAGCGACCGCAGCGTCAATCGCCGCTGATTATTTAGCGCTCGCAGATCTCGCGCGTCAAATGATCCAACTGAGCGAGCGCACGCAGGACGCGCGCGGCGTGGCTTGGGGGCGTTACTTCTCCGGCGTCGCTTTCTATCAGCGCAGCGACGGTCCGGCGGCGCAGCGCGAGTTTCGGACCTCGCGCGACCTCTTCGAAAAGATCGGCGATCGCGAAGGCGTGGCGCGAGGCATGCTCGGACTTGCGGTCGTCGCGCTCGACATCGACGCCGACGTTGACCAAGCGCGTCATCTGTACGATTTAGCCGCACCGATTTTGCGCGCTGTGGGCGACAGTCGCGGGCTGGGCAACGTTCTCGGTAACCTCGGCGAAATTTGCCGGCTCGAGGGCAGTCCCGGCAAAGCCGAAGGATACGCGGCCGAAGCGCTGGAGCTTTTTCGCGAATCGGACAACCACGCGCTAGCCGGATGGCAGCTCACCAACATCGCGCATTTTCGCTTGCTGCTTCGCGACGAAGTCGGCGCGATCGACTGCATGCACGAAGCCTACGAAGAGCTCTCGCAAGACCCCGTTCCGCGTTGGATCGCGTGGTACTTCGATACGTGGTTCATCATCGCGGCGACCCTGGGCCACTGGGAAAAAGCCGCACAGATCTATGCATTCTCCAATCGCTACCGCGACGAGCACAGCGCGCCGCGCTATCAGGGAATCCTTCCGTGGTTTTCGGGGCCCGTCGAGCAGCTCTCGCAGAACATCGGCGACGACGAGCTGCCCAAACTGTTCGACGCGGGCGAAGTGTTAACGGTCGACACCGCGATAGCGCTCGTTTTTGAAATTGTTTGA
- a CDS encoding alpha/beta fold hydrolase codes for MLAVAALLFAGVATPAPRATFDVGITHVAEYGKPHARPLIFVPCLSCGPWIWDRQIAALAPKYDVFTLALPGFDGRPMVRGEDLMRRAVESIHTLITSRRLTNVTVIGHSLGGTITVMFAETYRSDAANIVTVEGGYPEAPTQKQRDAAVARSVAPYEKSSQAQLASALHDNMLQYTITRKADVAAMTALAGRSDPQAIVAWMRAALLLDLTPQLYKIDAPFTAIIPFDPVIDPYGTFKTPAAKLHAYQAWVAHTKRGKVILIQPSRHFVMIDRPREFEAALESAIARVP; via the coding sequence ATGCTCGCTGTCGCTGCCCTGCTCTTCGCCGGCGTTGCAACGCCGGCGCCGCGCGCGACATTTGATGTGGGTATCACTCACGTCGCCGAATATGGTAAGCCGCACGCGCGTCCGTTGATCTTCGTGCCGTGCTTGTCGTGCGGACCCTGGATCTGGGACCGGCAAATCGCCGCACTCGCTCCAAAGTACGATGTATTCACCCTGGCGCTTCCCGGCTTCGACGGCCGGCCGATGGTCCGGGGCGAGGATCTGATGCGGCGAGCCGTCGAGTCGATTCACACGCTCATCACGTCTCGCCGGCTGACGAACGTGACAGTCATCGGCCACAGCCTGGGCGGCACGATCACCGTGATGTTCGCCGAGACGTACCGAAGCGACGCAGCCAACATCGTCACCGTCGAAGGCGGTTATCCCGAAGCACCGACGCAGAAGCAGCGCGATGCTGCCGTCGCCCGGTCGGTCGCACCATACGAAAAGAGTTCGCAAGCCCAGCTTGCGTCTGCTCTTCACGACAACATGCTGCAATACACCATCACCCGAAAAGCGGACGTTGCGGCGATGACGGCGCTCGCCGGCCGCAGCGATCCTCAAGCCATCGTGGCGTGGATGCGCGCGGCGCTCTTACTCGATCTCACGCCGCAGCTATATAAAATCGACGCGCCCTTCACCGCCATTATCCCGTTCGACCCGGTCATCGACCCCTACGGCACCTTCAAAACGCCTGCCGCGAAACTTCACGCCTATCAGGCCTGGGTAGCGCACACTAAACGCGGCAAGGTGATCTTGATCCAGCCGTCGCGGCACTTCGTCATGATCGATCGCCCGCGCGAGTTCGAGGCTGCACTCGAGAGCGCTATCGCGCGCGTCCCGTAA
- a CDS encoding response regulator, translating to MPESGPKKQILVVDDNAAATVLYERVIAKIYNCVAVCYTDPQAALDWARTNAPSFAVVDYRMPDIDGLDFIRRFRLLPGHSAIPCLILTAAKDPAIRQQALELGVVDFLTKPVNPDRLVEHIKRALKAQGGFP from the coding sequence GTGCCTGAGTCTGGTCCGAAGAAGCAAATTCTCGTCGTCGACGACAATGCGGCGGCGACGGTCCTCTACGAACGAGTGATCGCGAAGATTTACAATTGCGTCGCCGTTTGTTACACCGATCCGCAGGCGGCGCTCGACTGGGCGCGGACCAACGCTCCCAGTTTTGCGGTGGTGGATTATCGCATGCCCGACATCGACGGCCTCGACTTCATCCGCCGATTCCGGCTGCTCCCGGGACATAGCGCGATTCCGTGTCTCATCCTGACCGCGGCGAAAGATCCAGCGATCCGGCAGCAGGCCCTGGAGCTGGGCGTCGTGGATTTTCTCACCAAACCGGTCAATCCCGATCGCCTGGTCGAGCATATAAAGCGCGCGCTCAAAGCACAGGGAGGGTTTCCCTAG